The DNA segment AGTACAACCTCATATGTACAGGGCTAGAATTTCTTCAACTGTTGTGAAATAGGACCGCAGTGCTTCGGTCCTGTCCGCTCCATGCAGCACCCTTCAACTATCTCGTACGTGCTCTAAGGAACTAGCAACCTCAAAGCGCAAAGTAGCTGCAGtgaataacaaaaagaaagaagacaAGGACTTGAGTTGTATTTATTGTGCAAAAATGGTGTAAAACGATGGGCTGCCCTTTCCCGCAAGATGTCGCCACCGAGTTTAGTTTTTCGGCAATGAATTTCGACACCCGTCAGCTGGCGCTTGGTGCGCATGTCCCTGGCCGGGGAACGCCGTTCGCTCGTGCTCCGAGGGGAAAGTGACAGTTGAGATTCGCGTTTTTTCGAACATCGTAGTGCGCAAGGGCAGCGTTTTGCCGTTTCGGGTTGGTCCTGCGTATGGTTGCTGCGGACCGTTTGCCAAATCGCCGGGCGGACGGACGGTGGCCGATAAATGCTAGACGCGCGAAGCCGACTAGCAGCGTCGTCGTGGTGTACGGAAGGTGTGGTAGtagtgtgcgcgtgtgttagGTTATGGTTCAATGTTGAGTTCTCGTTGTGAAAGTGAAAGTCGTCGGGCAACAAGGCGGGCGCTGTGTGTAGTGAGCGGACTGTGATTGCGGTGGAAGGTGCTGGCGTCgggtttcgttttatttaGAATCAACAACTTGCATGCTTATGCGCAGGGATTGTTttagagattttttttgtcgtcGTCTATTACACGCCAACAGTGTGAACAATTGTGAGTGTGTCCGTGTGCGGGTGCTTTTATAAGCGATTTGTTCGAGGGGTGTTTGGAAATAGAAAGTGATTTGATTTGAAAGTTGCTTTGACGTGCTGTGTTTAACTTCATTTGATCGTGTggtgtttttcttattttgttttgtcttttcatacatttaatgcacacacacacatctacaaTAGAATGGCTTGAACGCGCTGCATCTTGCGTCGAAGGATGGGCACGTTGCCGTGGTGACGGAACTGTTGGCCCGCGGGGCCACGGTCGATGCCGCCACGAAGAAGGGCAACACCGCGCTGCACATCGCTTCGCTCGCCGGCCAGGAGGACGTGGTGAAGCTGCTGATCAAGCACAACGCTTCGGTGAACGTGCAGTCGCAGAATGGCTTCACGCCGCTGTACATGGCAGCGCAGGAAAACCACGACTCGGTCGTCCGGCTGCTCCTGTCGAACGGTGCCAACCAGAGCCTGGCAACCGAGGACGGCTTCACGCCGCTGGCCGTCGCCATGCAGCAGGGGCACGATAAGGTGGTGGCCGTGCTGCTGGAAAGCGACACCAGGGGCAAGGTGCGCCTGCCCGCGCTGCACATTGCCGCGAAGAAGGACGACGTGAAGGCGGCAACATTGCTACTAGAGGTATGTGGCGCCCTTCCTTTAATTTGCTGGTTTGTGTAGAGGGGTTTTTATGGCATGAAACTCATAACAAACCTTTccttatctctctctttcgctctccttGTTCAGAATGATCATAATCCTGACGTTACGTCCAAGTCAGGCTTTACGCCACTGCACATCGCGTCGCACTACGGCAACGAGGCGATGGCCAATCTGCTCATCCAGAAGGGGGCGGATGTGAACTACGCCGCCAAGCATAACATTAGCCCGCTGCACGTCGCCGCCAAGTGGGGCAAAACCAACATGGTCGCGCTGCTGCTCGAGAAGGGCGCCAGCATCGAGAGCAAGACGCGCGACGGCCTGACGCCGCTGCACTGTGCCGCCCGGTCCGGGCACGAGCAGGTGGTCGACATGCTGCTCGAGCGGGGCGCCCCGATCAGCTCGAAGACGAAGAACGGCCTGGCGCCGCTGCACATGGCCGCCCAGGGGGAGCACGTGGACGCGGCCCGCATCCTGCTGTACCACCGGGCGCCCGTCGACGAGGTGACGGTCGACTATCTGACCGCCCTGCACGTCGCCGCCCACTGCGGGCACGTGCGCGTGGCCAAGCTGCTGCTCGACCGGAACGCGGACGCGAACGCGCGCGCCCTGAACGGGTTCACGCCGCTTCACATCGCCTGCAAGAAGAACCGCATCAAGG comes from the Anopheles coluzzii chromosome 2, AcolN3, whole genome shotgun sequence genome and includes:
- the LOC120947810 gene encoding ankyrin-3-like isoform X3 → MVTENGTQSDGNTSFLRAARAGNLEKVLEHLKNNIDINTCNANGLNALHLASKDGHVAVVTELLARGATVDAATKKGNTALHIASLAGQEDVVKLLIKHNASVNVQSQNGFTPLYMAAQENHDSVVRLLLSNGANQSLATEDGFTPLAVAMQQGHDKVVAVLLESDTRGKVRLPALHIAAKKDDVKAATLLLENDHNPDVTSKSGFTPLHIASHYGNEAMANLLIQKGADVNYAAKHNISPLHVAAKWGKTNMVALLLEKGASIESKTRDGLTPLHCAARSGHEQVVDMLLERGAPISSKTKNGLAPLHMAAQGEHVDAARILLYHRAPVDEVTVDYLTALHVAAHCGHVRVAKLLLDRNADANARALNGFTPLHIACKKNRIKVVELLLKHGASISATTESGLTPLHVASFMGCMNIVIYLLQHDASPDVPTVRGETPLHLAARANQTDIIRILLRNGAQVDARAREQQTPLHIASRLGNVDIVMLLLQHGAQVDAVTKDMYTALHIAAKEGQDEVKNLVAKKLMDHIDTVYLMQLFWIRHQEYFI